The uncultured Hyphomonas sp. genome includes a region encoding these proteins:
- a CDS encoding lysozyme yields MALPIRTSGAGVELIKSFEGFRARATRLPDGSWIVGFGHTASAREGLRVTRADAELVLRHHDLKPIEDMISERVLTPLTQNEFDALVSFAFNIGPKAFLESNVLSLLNSGERLQAAEGMAAWRKARVDGEVRVVDALVRRRAAEKALFLEHPSGRIPVPGALLRPQFDPGAALAMARERAVVIEARTEDGRTSAAPPRPVSETAAQAAARAVGERMTKLLGDQPERAAPPEAADASVPTADEITRAVSALAEPDGAGEDRPDETVIEARPAPTEPVPSRAPPAAPPHQAPAAPEGRREILRPPALPPSRSNGLNGDISVMRWLPYALLSGLGLWGVFEGVRRTIVPAAQRLPASSSEAFVGPLLAFGSALLSVLAVYYLYRAITRQD; encoded by the coding sequence TTGGCCCTGCCAATTCGCACGTCCGGCGCCGGGGTCGAGCTTATCAAGAGCTTCGAGGGCTTTCGTGCGCGCGCAACCCGCCTGCCGGACGGGTCCTGGATTGTCGGTTTCGGCCACACGGCCAGCGCCCGCGAAGGCCTGCGGGTCACCCGCGCGGACGCCGAACTCGTATTGCGCCATCACGACCTGAAACCGATTGAAGACATGATCAGCGAGCGCGTGCTGACGCCGCTGACCCAGAACGAGTTCGATGCGCTGGTCTCCTTCGCGTTCAATATCGGGCCGAAGGCCTTTCTCGAGTCCAATGTGCTGTCGCTGCTGAACAGCGGAGAACGCCTGCAGGCAGCCGAAGGCATGGCGGCCTGGCGCAAAGCCCGGGTGGATGGTGAAGTGCGCGTGGTCGACGCGCTGGTGCGCCGCCGCGCCGCCGAGAAAGCCCTGTTCCTGGAGCATCCCTCCGGCCGGATTCCTGTGCCGGGGGCGTTGCTGCGCCCGCAATTCGATCCCGGCGCTGCGCTGGCCATGGCGCGTGAGCGGGCCGTAGTGATCGAAGCGCGAACCGAAGATGGCCGCACCTCCGCAGCCCCGCCGAGACCTGTTTCTGAAACAGCTGCGCAAGCGGCTGCCCGCGCGGTGGGGGAACGGATGACGAAACTGCTCGGCGACCAGCCGGAACGTGCCGCGCCGCCGGAAGCCGCCGACGCCAGCGTGCCCACGGCAGACGAGATCACTCGCGCCGTCTCTGCCCTGGCAGAGCCGGACGGGGCAGGGGAAGACCGCCCGGACGAAACGGTTATTGAAGCCCGTCCAGCGCCCACAGAGCCGGTGCCGTCCAGGGCGCCGCCCGCCGCGCCGCCGCACCAGGCACCTGCCGCACCTGAAGGACGCCGGGAGATCCTGCGTCCGCCGGCCCTTCCGCCATCGCGCAGCAATGGGCTGAACGGGGATATCAGCGTCATGCGCTGGCTGCCCTACGCATTGCTGTCGGGGCTTGGTCTCTGGGGCGTGTTCGAGGGCGTCCGCCGGACGATTGTGCCCGCGGCGCAGCGTTTGCCGGCCAGCTCGAGCGAAGCCTTTGTCGGGCCGCTGCTGGCCTTCGGCTCAGCCCTGTTGAGCGTGCTCGCCGTCTACTATCTCTACCGGGCCATCACACGGCAGGATTGA
- a CDS encoding isovaleryl-CoA dehydrogenase encodes MIANTYPTLNFDLGETADMIRETVASFAQNEIAPRAAEIDRTDTFPRDLLPKMGELGLLGITVEEEWGGTGLGYLEHVVAMEEISRASASVGLSYGAHSNLCVNQIRRWASDAQKARYLPKLMSGEHLGSLAMSESGAGSDVVSMKLRAEKKGDSYVLNGTKMWITNAPDADVLVVYAKTEPEAGSKGITAFLIERGMKGFSVAQKLDKLGMRGSETGELVFEDCEVPEENIMGPLNGGVRVLMSGLDYERAVLSAGPTGIMQACMDVVIPYIHDRKQFGQSIGEFQLIQGKVADMYVQMNAAKAYVYAVAKSCDRGETTRKDAAGAILYAAETATKLALDAIQILGGNGYINEYPTGRLLRDAKLYEIGAGTSEIRRWLIGRELFGETA; translated from the coding sequence ATGATTGCGAACACATATCCCACCCTGAACTTCGACCTCGGCGAAACTGCCGACATGATCCGCGAAACCGTGGCAAGTTTTGCCCAGAACGAGATCGCGCCCCGCGCCGCCGAGATCGACCGGACCGACACATTCCCGCGCGACCTGCTGCCCAAGATGGGCGAGCTGGGCCTGCTCGGCATCACGGTCGAGGAGGAATGGGGCGGCACCGGCCTTGGTTATCTCGAACATGTTGTTGCGATGGAGGAGATCTCCCGCGCCTCCGCCTCGGTCGGCCTCTCTTACGGCGCCCATTCGAACCTCTGCGTGAACCAGATTCGCAGATGGGCCAGCGATGCCCAGAAGGCGCGCTACCTGCCGAAGCTGATGAGTGGCGAACATCTCGGCTCCCTCGCCATGAGCGAAAGCGGGGCGGGGTCTGACGTCGTCTCGATGAAGCTGCGCGCCGAAAAGAAGGGTGACAGCTACGTCCTCAACGGCACCAAGATGTGGATCACCAATGCGCCGGATGCGGACGTCCTCGTCGTCTACGCCAAGACCGAGCCGGAGGCAGGCTCGAAAGGCATCACAGCTTTCCTGATCGAACGCGGCATGAAGGGCTTCTCCGTCGCGCAGAAGCTGGACAAGCTGGGCATGCGCGGCTCTGAAACCGGTGAGCTGGTTTTTGAAGACTGCGAAGTGCCGGAAGAGAATATCATGGGGCCGCTGAATGGCGGTGTCCGTGTGCTGATGAGTGGGCTCGACTATGAGCGCGCCGTGCTGTCGGCTGGGCCGACGGGTATCATGCAGGCCTGCATGGATGTCGTGATCCCCTACATCCACGACCGCAAACAGTTCGGCCAGTCGATCGGCGAGTTCCAGCTGATCCAGGGCAAGGTTGCAGATATGTATGTCCAGATGAACGCCGCCAAGGCCTATGTCTATGCCGTCGCCAAATCCTGCGACCGGGGCGAGACGACCCGCAAAGACGCCGCCGGCGCGATCCTCTATGCGGCTGAGACCGCCACGAAGCTCGCCCTCGACGCGATCCAGATTCTCGGCGGCAACGGCTATATCAACGAATACCCGACCGGGCGGCTCCTGCGTGATGCGAAGCTCTACGAGATCGGGGCAGGGACATCTGAAATCCGCCGCTGGCTCATCGGCCGGGAACTCTTCGGCGAAACTGCATGA